A genomic segment from Geitlerinema sp. PCC 7407 encodes:
- a CDS encoding tellurite resistance TerB family protein: MGLFDKVFGGARTEQQQDVLNPPEAFAAIVLVAVASDGYLSDEESTGVYTTLSRMQMFKNYSTDVVRRMFDKLLGIMRRDGAGSLVDLAIASLPFELKETVFAVATDLVLADGHVAEEEKKFLNDLQIALGLNDAIAIKIIEVLLIKNRG, from the coding sequence ATGGGCTTGTTTGACAAAGTGTTTGGTGGCGCTCGCACGGAACAGCAGCAAGACGTCCTCAATCCTCCGGAGGCGTTTGCAGCGATCGTGCTAGTGGCGGTGGCATCGGATGGGTACTTGTCCGACGAGGAGTCCACGGGGGTCTACACGACCCTGTCGCGGATGCAGATGTTTAAGAACTATTCCACTGATGTGGTGCGGCGGATGTTCGACAAGCTGCTGGGCATCATGCGGCGGGACGGAGCTGGCTCTCTGGTGGATTTGGCGATCGCCTCTTTGCCCTTTGAGCTGAAGGAAACGGTGTTCGCCGTGGCCACGGACTTGGTCCTGGCCGATGGTCACGTGGCAGAAGAAGAAAAGAAATTTTTGAACGATTTGCAGATTGCTCTGGGCCTCAATGACGCGATCGCCATCAAGATCATCGAAGTGCTGCTGATCAAAAATCGCGGCTAG
- a CDS encoding PleD family two-component system response regulator — translation MPEGAAKLPQVLAVDDSPIVLEMVRRILKDDYQVLLADNAVEALSKIYHEPISVLLLDVSMPQIDGLELCRTVRNLPQFRNLPIVMITSRDKAFDRVQGRMAGATEYLTKPFEAQQLKQIVDRLTRSTESPAGSVA, via the coding sequence ATGCCTGAAGGAGCCGCAAAGCTGCCACAAGTCTTAGCCGTTGATGATAGCCCGATCGTCTTAGAGATGGTCCGCCGCATCCTCAAGGATGACTATCAGGTTCTACTAGCGGACAACGCCGTAGAAGCTCTGTCTAAGATTTATCACGAACCGATTTCGGTCTTGCTTTTAGATGTTTCGATGCCGCAGATCGATGGGCTCGAACTGTGTCGCACAGTGAGAAATTTGCCGCAGTTTCGAAATTTGCCCATTGTGATGATCACATCGCGCGATAAGGCGTTTGATCGGGTGCAAGGGCGCATGGCTGGGGCAACCGAATATTTGACGAAGCCCTTTGAGGCCCAGCAGCTCAAGCAGATTGTCGATCGCCTGACGCGATCGACGGAGTCTCCGGCTGGCAGCGTGGCCTAG
- a CDS encoding GAF domain-containing protein codes for MARLETLRQYGILDSAPEVAFDNLVRLTARFCEVPMAAIAFVDRDRLWFKAQVGLPQRQVPREGSFCDYVVQQGRGWYVGDAATDPQWQANRWVVDAPGVRFYAGEPLVTAEGAILGTLSILDTVPRTLTPEQRQTLCMMAQQVIDQLELRRLRHGAGDSLGAALTAGALAPQCELTIQPSNQAIAYILEGITDAFFTLDADWRFSYLNVRAEQVLGRSRDELLHQCIWEMFPDAVGSIFEQEYRRAVTQGTKVNFEEYYDPLGLWLEVHAYPHTGGLAVYFRDVTARKQTEANLLEQSRLSTLATTVGLLLGQSGSLTDVLAQCAEAIAVYLDIDFVRLWTYNEETHLLELQAIAGHHSHTDEFPASIPMGISLIGRIAQSRQPYVANQLASDICILDQTWVQQEGFQSFVGIPLVLEDRVIGVMALFGNEPLSDAAFGAIQWLGISMAVAIDRNWAREALLSRREALLFRLANQIRNSLDLDTILEAAVTEIRNLLQIDRCYFLWCWIQSRDSIGEQAAQLAVTHEDKPAELPSLLGDFPADRTPAIATSILNLQTLRINSVLDDDELPSDTRSLLLDQGIVSQLLVPLETRAGQLGAVVCSHCSGPRSWSESEVELVTAITNQLGLAIDQAELYAQSRAAALAAQTQAQQLNETLEHLKHTQTQLIQSEKMSSLGQLVAGIAHEINNPVNFINGNLTHASNYTRDLLELVELYTKHYPQPVPEIDSFTETIDLEFLADDLPKVLASMKMGADRIRQIVLSLRNFSRLDEAAMKPVDIHEGINNTLLILQGRLKPKANRDGVKVIKAFGELPLVECYAGQLNQVFMNVLSNAADALQQHHDPLLVISTEVKQSEGEPIGTHGALACSVPTSVVIRVRDNGPGMTPEVQQRLFDPFFTTKPVGQGTGLGLSISYQIVVERHGGTLQCLSALGEGAEFVIEIPVFPRSYLQGHP; via the coding sequence ATGGCGCGGCTAGAGACCCTGCGGCAGTATGGCATTTTGGATTCTGCACCGGAAGTCGCCTTTGACAATCTGGTGCGATTGACTGCTCGATTTTGTGAGGTGCCGATGGCGGCGATCGCCTTTGTCGATCGCGATCGCCTGTGGTTCAAGGCCCAAGTGGGACTGCCCCAGCGGCAAGTCCCTCGGGAGGGCAGTTTTTGTGATTATGTGGTCCAGCAGGGCCGCGGGTGGTACGTGGGCGATGCGGCGACGGATCCGCAGTGGCAGGCCAATCGCTGGGTGGTGGATGCGCCGGGGGTGCGCTTTTATGCGGGGGAGCCTCTGGTAACGGCGGAAGGCGCGATTTTGGGGACGCTGAGCATTCTGGATACGGTGCCGCGCACCCTCACCCCGGAGCAGCGGCAAACGCTGTGCATGATGGCTCAGCAGGTGATCGATCAGCTGGAGCTGCGGCGGCTGCGCCACGGGGCAGGAGATTCGCTGGGGGCGGCCCTGACGGCGGGGGCGCTGGCACCGCAGTGTGAGCTGACGATCCAGCCGAGCAACCAGGCGATCGCCTACATCCTCGAAGGCATCACGGACGCTTTTTTCACCCTGGACGCTGATTGGCGCTTTAGCTATCTCAATGTGCGGGCGGAGCAGGTGCTGGGGCGATCGCGCGATGAGCTGCTGCACCAGTGCATCTGGGAGATGTTTCCGGACGCGGTGGGCTCGATCTTTGAGCAGGAGTACCGCCGGGCCGTCACCCAAGGCACCAAGGTCAACTTTGAGGAGTACTACGATCCGCTGGGTCTCTGGCTAGAGGTCCACGCCTATCCCCACACCGGCGGGCTGGCGGTGTACTTTCGGGACGTGACGGCGCGCAAGCAAACTGAGGCCAACTTGCTAGAGCAGTCGCGCCTCTCGACCCTGGCGACGACGGTGGGTCTGCTGCTGGGCCAAAGCGGCTCGCTCACGGATGTCTTGGCCCAGTGCGCCGAGGCGATCGCCGTCTATCTGGACATCGACTTTGTGCGCCTGTGGACCTACAACGAGGAAACCCACCTGCTCGAATTGCAGGCGATCGCCGGACACCACAGCCACACCGACGAATTTCCCGCGTCGATCCCCATGGGCATCAGCCTGATTGGCCGGATTGCTCAGAGTCGGCAGCCCTACGTCGCAAACCAGCTAGCCAGCGACATTTGCATCTTGGACCAAACCTGGGTCCAGCAAGAAGGCTTTCAGTCCTTTGTGGGCATTCCCCTGGTGCTCGAAGATCGCGTCATCGGCGTCATGGCTCTATTTGGCAACGAGCCCCTGAGCGACGCCGCCTTCGGCGCGATCCAGTGGCTGGGCATCAGCATGGCCGTGGCGATCGATCGCAACTGGGCTCGCGAGGCCCTGCTGAGCCGCCGGGAGGCCCTGCTGTTTCGGCTGGCCAACCAGATTCGCAACTCCCTCGACCTCGACACCATCCTGGAAGCCGCCGTCACCGAAATTCGCAACCTGCTGCAAATCGATCGCTGCTACTTTTTGTGGTGCTGGATTCAGTCGCGCGACAGCATTGGCGAGCAGGCGGCCCAGCTGGCGGTCACCCACGAAGACAAACCCGCCGAGCTGCCGAGCCTGCTGGGCGACTTCCCGGCGGACCGCACCCCGGCGATCGCCACCAGCATCCTCAACCTGCAAACCCTGCGGATCAACAGCGTCCTCGATGACGACGAGCTGCCTTCCGACACGCGATCGCTCCTGCTCGATCAGGGCATCGTTTCCCAGCTCCTGGTGCCCCTGGAGACGCGGGCGGGCCAGCTCGGGGCCGTCGTGTGCAGCCACTGTAGCGGTCCCCGCTCCTGGAGCGAGAGCGAAGTCGAGCTCGTCACCGCCATCACCAACCAGCTCGGCCTCGCCATCGACCAAGCCGAGCTCTACGCCCAGAGCCGAGCCGCTGCCCTCGCCGCCCAGACCCAGGCCCAGCAGCTCAACGAAACCCTCGAGCACCTCAAACACACCCAGACCCAGCTCATCCAGAGCGAAAAAATGTCCAGCCTGGGTCAGCTAGTCGCTGGCATCGCCCACGAAATCAACAACCCCGTTAACTTCATCAACGGCAACCTCACCCACGCCAGCAACTACACCCGCGACCTGCTAGAGCTCGTCGAGCTCTACACCAAGCACTATCCCCAGCCCGTGCCGGAGATCGACAGCTTTACCGAAACCATTGACCTCGAGTTTCTCGCCGACGACCTGCCCAAAGTCCTGGCCTCCATGAAGATGGGCGCCGACCGGATTCGCCAAATCGTCCTGTCTTTGCGCAACTTCTCGCGCCTCGACGAAGCCGCCATGAAACCGGTCGATATCCACGAAGGCATTAACAATACGCTGCTGATTCTCCAGGGCCGCCTCAAGCCCAAGGCCAACCGCGATGGCGTCAAGGTGATCAAGGCTTTTGGCGAGCTGCCCCTGGTGGAGTGCTACGCGGGCCAGCTCAATCAGGTGTTTATGAACGTGCTGAGCAACGCCGCGGACGCCCTCCAGCAGCATCACGATCCGCTGCTTGTGATCTCAACGGAGGTCAAGCAGTCCGAGGGGGAGCCCATCGGGACCCATGGAGCGCTGGCCTGCTCGGTGCCCACGTCCGTCGTGATTCGGGTTCGGGACAACGGGCCTGGAATGACGCCGGAGGTGCAGCAGCGGCTGTTTGATCCCTTCTTTACGACTAAGCCGGTGGGCCAGGGAACCGGCCTGGGGCTCTCGATCAGCTACCAAATCGTGGTGGAGCGCCACGGCGGCACGCTCCAGTGCCTTTCCGCACTGGGAGAAGGAGCCGAGTTTGTGATCGAAATTCCGGTTTTTCCGCGCAGCTATCTCCAGGGCCATCCCTAG
- a CDS encoding pentapeptide repeat-containing protein, protein MTPDPHADQPPAQEFPPAADLSEEDDALDNLNGLAQPVEGLSPSATAILAASRNAQLAIAASRLPRRVPPGSLFGLVAIAILILGLALDLDWLTWPATLVSLLISLRLLWPLFRDILEELVKPQQRTFLVGSLGLTLGFVGLCRLLGWDRPIVAWFKTINWDIVAVLSDFIGAFGQILIAILAVYVAWRQYVISKDLTTQQNLLTIQQNLITQQQTIDTYFQGVSDLVLDEEGLLEDWPQERAIAEGRTAAILSSIDANGKAKVIRFLSQSKLLTPLKRDQRLGRAILDGVGGYAEDREQGVRVIDLGVMLAKADLSRTDLRWTDLSDANLVSADLSEADLVKANLARTILYGAKLRGADLRGARLFYGEPQTATPRSRTEPPNYATGECTGAVVEDADFSRVERLSEGQRYYICAWGGARTRATVVGGCEGIPNELGH, encoded by the coding sequence ATGACCCCAGATCCCCACGCTGACCAGCCCCCCGCCCAAGAATTTCCGCCCGCTGCGGACCTCTCCGAAGAAGACGACGCGCTCGACAATCTCAACGGCCTTGCTCAGCCGGTGGAAGGCCTCAGCCCCTCAGCCACCGCTATCTTGGCCGCCAGCCGCAACGCTCAGCTGGCGATCGCAGCCTCCCGGCTCCCCCGCCGAGTACCGCCGGGCTCACTATTTGGCCTCGTGGCGATCGCCATTTTGATTCTCGGGCTGGCCCTCGACCTAGACTGGCTGACCTGGCCTGCCACCCTGGTGTCGCTGCTGATTTCCCTTCGCCTGCTGTGGCCCCTCTTTCGCGACATCCTGGAGGAGCTGGTCAAACCTCAGCAGCGCACCTTTCTGGTCGGCAGCCTGGGGCTAACGCTGGGATTTGTTGGCCTTTGCCGCCTGCTGGGCTGGGACCGCCCGATCGTGGCCTGGTTCAAAACCATCAACTGGGACATAGTCGCCGTCCTGAGCGACTTCATCGGCGCCTTTGGCCAAATCTTGATTGCGATTCTGGCGGTGTACGTGGCCTGGCGGCAGTACGTCATCTCCAAGGACCTCACCACCCAGCAAAACCTGCTGACTATTCAGCAAAACCTGATTACTCAGCAGCAGACCATCGACACCTACTTTCAGGGCGTCTCGGATCTGGTCCTAGATGAAGAAGGACTCCTCGAAGACTGGCCCCAGGAGCGGGCGATCGCCGAAGGCCGCACCGCCGCCATCCTCAGCAGCATCGACGCCAACGGCAAAGCCAAAGTCATTCGCTTTTTGTCCCAATCGAAGCTGCTGACTCCCCTCAAGCGCGACCAGCGCCTGGGCCGCGCCATCCTCGACGGTGTCGGCGGCTATGCCGAGGACCGCGAGCAGGGCGTCCGGGTGATCGACCTGGGGGTCATGCTGGCCAAGGCAGACCTGTCGCGCACGGATCTGCGCTGGACCGACCTCAGCGACGCCAACCTGGTGAGCGCGGACCTGAGCGAGGCGGATCTGGTCAAGGCCAATCTGGCCCGCACAATTCTCTACGGGGCGAAGCTGCGGGGCGCGGACCTGCGGGGCGCGCGGCTGTTCTATGGCGAACCCCAGACCGCGACGCCGCGCAGCCGCACCGAGCCCCCCAACTACGCAACGGGTGAGTGCACGGGGGCCGTGGTCGAAGACGCTGACTTTAGCCGGGTGGAGCGATTGTCTGAAGGGCAGCGCTACTACATTTGTGCTTGGGGCGGGGCGCGGACCCGAGCGACGGTGGTGGGAGGCTGCGAAGGCATCCCCAATGAGCTGGGCCATTAG
- a CDS encoding histone deacetylase, with product MLPIIYADDFLLHDTGLFHPERADRLRAVMSALRAAPWADQLAWRSPTPIETRSVLPWIEQIHTPDYVQQVRVLANRGGGHLDGDTVVSPRSFEIAQLAVSAWLDGVDQVLETGRPAFVLARPPGHHAVRDRGMGFCIFANAAIAAHYALSQPGIQRVAILDWDVHHGNGTQALTETHPQIFYCSLHQSPCYPGTGSRSEQGFHHNVLNLPLPPESTFEDYDPLFREKIVPTLKAFRPDLLIVSAGYDANKDDAIASLCLKPADYGLFTQHCLSLTPRILFGLEGGYDLASLGQSVVATLERCLLTPGH from the coding sequence ATGCTGCCGATTATTTACGCCGACGACTTTCTTCTCCACGATACTGGGTTGTTTCATCCGGAGCGGGCCGATCGCCTGCGGGCGGTGATGTCTGCTCTGCGAGCCGCTCCCTGGGCCGATCAGCTGGCGTGGCGATCGCCCACTCCCATTGAAACGCGATCGGTCTTGCCCTGGATCGAGCAAATTCACACACCCGACTATGTCCAGCAGGTGCGGGTCTTGGCCAATCGCGGCGGCGGCCATCTCGACGGCGATACGGTGGTGTCTCCCCGCAGCTTTGAGATCGCGCAACTGGCAGTCAGCGCGTGGCTCGATGGCGTCGATCAGGTCCTGGAGACGGGTCGACCGGCCTTTGTGCTGGCGCGGCCGCCGGGTCACCACGCCGTGCGCGATCGCGGCATGGGATTTTGCATTTTTGCCAATGCGGCGATCGCCGCTCACTACGCCCTTAGCCAGCCCGGCATCCAGCGCGTTGCCATCCTCGACTGGGACGTCCACCACGGCAACGGCACCCAGGCCCTCACCGAAACCCACCCCCAGATTTTTTATTGCTCGCTGCACCAGTCGCCCTGCTATCCCGGCACGGGCAGCCGCTCCGAGCAGGGGTTTCACCACAATGTGCTCAACCTGCCCCTGCCGCCGGAGAGCACCTTCGAGGACTACGACCCCCTCTTTCGCGAAAAGATTGTCCCGACCCTCAAAGCATTTCGGCCCGATCTGCTGATTGTCAGCGCGGGCTACGACGCCAACAAGGACGACGCGATCGCCAGCCTTTGCCTCAAGCCAGCCGATTACGGCCTCTTCACCCAGCACTGCCTCAGCCTCACGCCCCGCATCCTATTTGGCCTAGAAGGCGGCTACGATCTAGCCAGCCTGGGCCAATCGGTGGTCGCCACCCTCGAGCGCTGCCTGCTCACCCCGGGGCATTAA
- the cheB gene encoding chemotaxis-specific protein-glutamate methyltransferase CheB, with amino-acid sequence MPQPIRVLLVEDSPVALAVLTRILKASPDIEIVGTARTGQEALDLLPEARPQVICTDLHMPQMDGLELTRRVMSTSPKPILVISASVQEDDSQNIFQLLEAGAVDIFPKPVGGLAVSDPKIAQALIDKIKVLSGVTVFTQHRGRSPSANPGNPAAVVPLPLPPLPADVNPRPATGGVLVIGASTGGPQALYTILSQLPPKFPLPIVCVQHISEGFLQGLINWLGHGCALPVTIARAGDLPRSGHVYFPPERQHLLFDGAGRFVTRSGAPVSGHCPSVTVTFESVAHTFRRSAIGVLLTGMGRDGADGLLTIAQAGGMTIAQDEASSVIFGMPREAIALGAAQHILPLNDIAGYVIQRCMTGRSRL; translated from the coding sequence ATGCCCCAGCCCATTCGTGTGCTGTTGGTCGAGGATTCTCCAGTGGCGCTAGCAGTGCTCACGCGGATCCTCAAGGCGTCTCCCGACATCGAAATTGTGGGAACAGCACGCACGGGTCAAGAAGCCCTGGATCTGCTGCCCGAGGCTCGGCCCCAGGTCATTTGCACCGATTTGCACATGCCGCAGATGGACGGCCTGGAGCTGACGCGGCGCGTCATGTCGACTTCGCCCAAGCCGATTTTGGTGATCAGCGCTTCGGTCCAAGAGGACGACAGCCAAAATATTTTTCAGCTCCTGGAGGCGGGGGCTGTGGACATTTTTCCGAAGCCGGTCGGCGGCCTAGCGGTGAGCGATCCGAAGATTGCGCAGGCGCTGATCGACAAGATCAAGGTGCTGTCGGGGGTGACGGTGTTTACGCAGCACCGGGGGCGATCGCCCTCAGCCAACCCAGGCAATCCAGCCGCTGTCGTGCCGCTGCCGCTGCCGCCGCTCCCCGCCGACGTGAACCCCCGCCCCGCAACGGGCGGGGTGCTGGTCATTGGCGCCTCCACCGGCGGGCCGCAGGCGCTGTACACGATCTTGAGCCAGCTGCCGCCCAAGTTCCCCCTACCCATCGTGTGCGTCCAGCACATCAGCGAAGGCTTTTTGCAGGGGCTGATCAACTGGCTGGGCCACGGCTGCGCGCTGCCGGTGACGATCGCCCGAGCGGGCGATCTGCCGCGATCGGGCCACGTTTACTTTCCGCCCGAGCGCCAGCACCTGCTTTTTGATGGGGCGGGCCGCTTTGTGACGCGCTCAGGCGCACCGGTGTCCGGCCACTGTCCCTCGGTGACCGTGACCTTTGAGTCGGTGGCCCACACCTTTCGTCGCAGCGCCATCGGCGTCTTGCTGACGGGGATGGGGCGCGACGGCGCTGACGGGCTCCTGACGATCGCCCAAGCCGGAGGCATGACCATTGCTCAGGACGAAGCCAGCAGCGTCATTTTTGGCATGCCGCGAGAGGCGATCGCCCTGGGAGCCGCTCAGCACATTCTGCCCCTCAACGACATTGCGGGCTATGTGATCCAGCGCTGCATGACCGGGCGATCGCGCCTCTAG